One genomic segment of Mycolicibacterium gilvum includes these proteins:
- the cobA gene encoding uroporphyrinogen-III C-methyltransferase: MSTYDNAYLVGLRLSGKKVVVVGGGTVAQRRLPLLVSNGADVHVVTKAATPAVEAIDGITLTLREFRDEDLDGAWYVIAATDDPAVNAAIVAGAERRRIFCVRADIAVEGTAVTPATFEYEGLEVGVLAGGEHRRSAAIRTAIREALQQGVVTDESGDAPGVVKGGVALVGGGPGDPELITVRGRRLLAHADVVVADRLAPQELLAELSPEVEVIDASKIPYGRAMAQDAINAVLVDRAKAGKFVVRLKGGDPFVFARGYEEVIACAEAGIPVTVVPGVTSAIAVPALAGVPVTHRGLTHEFVVVSGHLAPDHPESLVNWDALAAMSGTIVLLMAVERIELFVKVLLKGGRPADTPVLVVQHGTTSSQRTLRAGLSEVPERIRSDGIRPPAIVVIGAVAGFGT, translated from the coding sequence GTGAGTACGTACGACAACGCCTATCTGGTGGGCCTGCGCCTTTCCGGCAAGAAGGTCGTCGTGGTCGGCGGGGGCACGGTCGCGCAGCGACGACTGCCGCTGCTGGTCTCCAACGGCGCCGACGTCCACGTCGTCACCAAGGCCGCCACCCCGGCCGTCGAGGCCATCGACGGAATCACCCTGACACTGCGGGAGTTTCGTGACGAGGATCTCGACGGCGCCTGGTATGTGATCGCCGCCACCGACGACCCGGCCGTCAACGCGGCCATCGTCGCCGGTGCCGAGCGCCGCCGCATCTTCTGTGTGCGTGCCGACATCGCGGTCGAGGGCACCGCCGTCACCCCCGCCACCTTCGAGTACGAGGGCCTCGAGGTCGGCGTGCTCGCCGGTGGCGAACACCGCCGGTCGGCGGCCATCCGCACCGCGATCCGCGAAGCGCTGCAGCAGGGCGTCGTCACCGACGAGAGCGGCGACGCGCCCGGCGTCGTCAAGGGCGGCGTCGCACTGGTCGGCGGCGGTCCCGGCGATCCCGAGTTGATCACCGTGCGGGGCCGACGGCTGCTTGCGCACGCCGACGTGGTCGTCGCCGACCGCCTCGCCCCGCAGGAACTGCTCGCCGAACTCTCGCCCGAGGTCGAGGTGATCGACGCGTCGAAGATCCCGTACGGCCGGGCGATGGCGCAGGACGCGATCAACGCCGTCCTGGTCGACCGCGCCAAGGCGGGCAAGTTCGTGGTCCGGCTCAAGGGCGGAGACCCGTTCGTGTTCGCGCGCGGCTACGAAGAGGTGATCGCGTGCGCCGAGGCCGGCATCCCGGTCACCGTGGTGCCCGGTGTGACAAGTGCCATAGCAGTGCCCGCGCTGGCCGGCGTTCCCGTCACCCACCGCGGTCTCACCCATGAATTCGTGGTGGTCAGCGGCCATCTCGCGCCGGACCACCCCGAATCGTTAGTCAATTGGGATGCGCTCGCGGCGATGAGCGGCACCATTGTTTTGCTGATGGCGGTCGAGCGCATCGAGCTTTTCGTCAAGGTTCTTCTCAAGGGCGGCCGACCTGCGGATACTCCGGTTCTGGTCGTGCAGCACGGAACCACGTCGTCCCAGAGGACTTTGCGGGCGGGGCTCTCGGAGGTGCCGGAAAGGATCCGTTCGGACGGGATCCGGCCCCCGGCGATCGTCGTGATCGGCGCCGTGGCGGGCTTCGGCACTTAA
- a CDS encoding MFS transporter, with protein MTALNDAERAAIQRDAEGRGKRGSDRASGRALPARVTGSGESAGGRGGDAGRRGRTPAWMPSRRFFAAVIAIGGMQLLATMDSTIAIVALPKIQDELGLSDAGRSWVITAYVLTFGGLMLLGGRLGDTIGRKRTFIVGVALFTIASILCGIAWDEATLVIARLLQGVGAAIASPTALALIATTFPKGPARNAATAVFAAMTGVGSVMGLVVGGALTEVSWRLAFLVNVPIGLIMIYLARKTLRETNRERLKLDAAGALLATMGCTAAVFGFSMGPEAGWMSPVTIGSGIAAVGCLIAFLWVERTAENPVVPFELFLDRNRVATFAAVFLAGGVMFTLTVTIGLYVQDIMGYSALRAGVGFIPFVIALGIGLGVSSALVSKYPPRVLVIGGGVLVLAAMIYGSTLDANIPYFPNLVLPITIGGLGIGMIVVPLMISAIAGVGFDQIGPVSAIALMLQNLGGPVVLAIIQAVITSRTLYLGGTTGPVKDMNAAQMHALDQGYSYGLLWVAAVAVIVGAVALFIGYTAQQVAHAQEVKDAIDAGEL; from the coding sequence ATGACGGCTCTCAACGATGCGGAGCGTGCCGCCATCCAACGTGATGCTGAAGGCAGAGGAAAACGAGGCTCGGATCGGGCCTCGGGTCGTGCTCTGCCCGCTCGCGTCACCGGTTCGGGTGAGTCGGCGGGTGGCCGCGGAGGTGACGCGGGACGCCGGGGCAGGACCCCGGCCTGGATGCCGTCGCGCCGGTTCTTCGCCGCGGTCATCGCGATCGGCGGCATGCAGTTGCTGGCGACGATGGACAGCACGATCGCGATCGTCGCACTCCCCAAGATCCAGGACGAGCTGGGTCTGTCGGACGCGGGCCGCAGCTGGGTCATCACCGCCTACGTCCTGACCTTCGGCGGTCTGATGCTTCTCGGTGGCCGCCTCGGCGACACCATCGGACGCAAACGGACCTTCATCGTCGGCGTCGCGCTGTTCACCATCGCGTCGATCCTGTGCGGAATCGCCTGGGACGAGGCGACGCTGGTGATCGCGCGGCTGCTGCAGGGCGTGGGTGCGGCGATCGCGTCGCCGACGGCGCTGGCGTTGATCGCCACGACATTCCCCAAGGGCCCCGCCCGCAACGCCGCGACCGCCGTGTTCGCCGCGATGACCGGTGTCGGCTCGGTGATGGGTCTGGTCGTCGGCGGTGCGCTGACCGAGGTGTCGTGGCGGCTGGCGTTCCTGGTGAACGTCCCCATCGGCCTGATCATGATCTACCTCGCGCGCAAGACGCTGCGCGAGACCAACCGCGAGCGCCTCAAGCTCGACGCCGCCGGCGCGCTGCTCGCCACGATGGGCTGCACCGCCGCGGTGTTCGGCTTCTCGATGGGCCCCGAGGCGGGCTGGATGTCGCCGGTCACGATCGGCTCCGGCATCGCCGCGGTCGGCTGTCTCATCGCATTCCTGTGGGTCGAGCGCACCGCCGAGAACCCGGTCGTGCCGTTCGAGCTGTTCCTGGATCGCAACCGGGTGGCCACGTTCGCCGCGGTCTTCCTGGCCGGCGGCGTGATGTTCACGCTGACCGTCACCATCGGGCTCTACGTCCAGGACATCATGGGGTACAGCGCCCTGCGCGCAGGCGTCGGCTTCATCCCGTTCGTGATCGCGCTCGGCATCGGCCTCGGCGTGTCCTCCGCGCTGGTCTCGAAGTACCCGCCGCGGGTGCTGGTGATCGGCGGCGGCGTCCTCGTGCTCGCCGCGATGATCTACGGCTCGACACTCGACGCCAACATTCCGTACTTCCCGAACCTGGTGCTGCCCATCACCATCGGCGGCCTCGGCATCGGCATGATCGTGGTGCCGCTGATGATCTCGGCCATCGCCGGCGTCGGCTTCGACCAGATCGGCCCGGTCTCGGCCATCGCGCTGATGTTGCAGAACCTCGGCGGGCCTGTCGTGCTGGCGATCATCCAGGCCGTCATCACCTCGCGCACGCTGTACCTCGGCGGGACCACCGGTCCGGTCAAGGACATGAACGCCGCCCAGATGCACGCGCTGGACCAGGGCTACTCCTACGGC